TGCCCAAGCACGGAGAACAGAAACTCGGATTTTGGGATAGGGTTATCGAACGTATTGAGGCGTCGGTAAGATGGGAGATAGACACGAAAGAAGGGCGCATGTATGTCATCCCACTCCACGCATATGGCTTGTACCAACCTCCCTATTTCCTGACTGTTCCTGTGGATTCGGAAGACGAATCGGACGAAGCAGCAAAGCCCCAGGTCAGCTGAGATTCCGGCTGGCGATTGGGGCTTTGGACTGCGCATCAACAAGTCCGCGAAGCGGGCCGCATGACTTACTCCTTATGCATCACGCTTCCCGAAGGTTGCTGCCTCGGGCCATCTCCCACTGCCATCTATCCCCGCGCTGTCGATCTCGGTGATGCCCCTCCCAGCCCCATCCACTAGACCCACCCGTGTGAGAATCAGTTCATGTTCATGGACGCCAAAACTTTTCGTGAAGTCCACCTTGACGATATCGATAAACATCGATATCATGCATTCATCGACGTCGATATCGATGAAAATTAATATCAATTTCATTAACTGTTACTTAAAAGGCTAGTGCACGAACTGACGAGGACGGGTTGCACCATCGCGATACCAAAAAGGAGAGTGCTTTTCATGACAGCATTAAAACCACATGTGGCAATTAACGTCAACAATTTTGACGATTCGCTGGTGTTTTACAAGAACTTCTTCGGCTTAGACCCCGTCCGGGTTCGCGAAGGTTATGCGAAGTTTGATGTGGAGCAACCGCCTCTGAATTTCACCATCAATCAGGCAGCCTATGACACCGCAGGTGCCCTCAACCACCTTGGCCTCCAAGTGAGTTCCACAGCCGACGTCTTAGCGGCAAAGGAGCGGTTAATGAGCGCTGAACTATCCACGTTCGACGAGATGAACACCAATTGCTGCTATGCGCGGCAGGACAAGATTTGGGCCACTGATCCAGATGGGAACAGGTGGGAAGTGT
The Alicyclobacillus curvatus genome window above contains:
- a CDS encoding VOC family protein, producing the protein MTALKPHVAINVNNFDDSLVFYKNFFGLDPVRVREGYAKFDVEQPPLNFTINQAAYDTAGALNHLGLQVSSTADVLAAKERLMSAELSTFDEMNTNCCYARQDKIWATDPDGNRWEVFVVLDQETDTDPASSGKYSQQVDACCAS